One window from the genome of Mucilaginibacter ginsenosidivorans encodes:
- a CDS encoding DUF6263 family protein, whose protein sequence is MKKLISFSILLLTGISSFAQKSTLALHLVKGNTYYMVTNTNMAVSQTISGQFQNINSTITAKMAFTVTAVMDTAYAMQVKYDRIGMQMTLPGGTINFESDKKDPNDIFSVIMGNMTNKPFSIVMSKTGKLLSISNTGALSKGLFEGVTQLSEEQMTQFREQLMTSFGPKAFKSNMEIGTAIFPDVKVEKNDKWSVNTDMQTAMQTKMTTTFTLNDITASAYMVHGESVISPSNNTEFTEMNGMPMKYNINGVSQYDLKIDRESGWIAEARINQVIKGNVEIKDNPKLPGGMIIPMTITDDQTISDN, encoded by the coding sequence ATGAAAAAACTTATATCATTCAGCATACTCCTGCTTACAGGCATATCCTCCTTCGCACAAAAATCGACCCTGGCGCTTCACCTGGTCAAGGGTAACACCTATTACATGGTCACTAACACCAATATGGCTGTCAGCCAAACTATCAGCGGCCAGTTTCAGAATATTAATTCCACCATTACGGCAAAAATGGCATTCACGGTAACTGCTGTTATGGATACCGCGTACGCCATGCAGGTTAAGTACGACCGTATAGGCATGCAAATGACACTGCCCGGCGGTACTATAAATTTTGAATCGGACAAAAAGGATCCCAACGACATCTTCTCGGTCATCATGGGTAACATGACCAATAAACCGTTTTCGATCGTAATGTCCAAAACAGGCAAATTACTTTCGATAAGTAATACCGGGGCCTTGTCAAAAGGGCTTTTTGAAGGCGTGACGCAATTATCGGAGGAACAAATGACCCAATTCAGAGAGCAGTTGATGACCTCGTTCGGCCCAAAAGCATTCAAAAGTAATATGGAGATCGGTACGGCAATATTTCCGGATGTGAAGGTAGAGAAAAACGATAAATGGTCTGTGAATACTGATATGCAAACAGCGATGCAAACCAAAATGACCACCACCTTTACTTTGAACGATATTACTGCCAGCGCTTATATGGTGCATGGCGAATCGGTGATCTCGCCGTCAAACAATACCGAATTCACTGAAATGAATGGCATGCCGATGAAATATAACATCAACGGCGTTTCGCAATACGATCTGAAAATTGACCGGGAAAGCGGCTGGATAGCCGAGGCCCGTATAAACCAGGTGATTAAAGGTAACGTCGAGATCAAAGATAACCCCAAACTGCCCGGTGGCATGATCATCCCGATGACGATCACGGACGACCAGACGATCAGCGATAATTAA
- a CDS encoding DUF885 domain-containing protein, with the protein MIKKITIFFLLASTLTACKKDSTGPLQGSIDDAAFNDYEKHFLDEFWKLNPDWGTSVGYHKYDSVLLVPDKKNREKLIKFAKVQLDSLGRYSPATFLESNKMDYAILQNQMQYMVWREQQLKAYEWDPSSYNVIGTFAYILNEHYAPLAKRLTSFYEKMSAIPAFYKEAEKQIKNPVTELTELAIDQHMGGVGVFETDFADSLKKTNIPDATKKLMLDRAKLSADAIKGFADFLKNLKNDKPRSFRLGKDLYEDKFKYEIQSSKTAQQIYNAAVDRKKAVHHEMAKISVKLWPKYFGNAPMPADTLELIGKMIDTLSSKHVQPGEFQSAIEKELPKLTQFVTSKDLLTLDPTKPLLVRKEPGYMAGVAGASMSSPGPYDAGQNSYFNVGSLSGWSPDRAESYLREYNDYILQILCIHEAIPGHYVQLVYANKTPSMIKSIFGNGAMVEGWAVYSEQMMLDAGFGDNSPEMWLMWYKWNLRSVCNTILDYSVHCLNLSRQQAITMLTREAFQQQAEADNKWKRVSVTSVQLDSYYTGYKEIMDLRDDYKSKMGDKYNLKEFNERFLSFGNAPVKLIKEAMLAKEAPAQH; encoded by the coding sequence GTGATAAAAAAGATAACCATCTTCTTCCTGCTGGCCTCTACGCTCACTGCATGCAAAAAAGACTCGACAGGGCCTTTGCAGGGGAGTATTGACGATGCTGCCTTCAACGACTATGAAAAACATTTTCTCGACGAGTTCTGGAAACTGAACCCCGACTGGGGCACCAGCGTCGGTTATCATAAATATGACAGCGTGTTACTGGTTCCCGACAAGAAGAACCGGGAAAAGCTGATCAAATTTGCCAAAGTTCAGCTTGACTCATTGGGCCGCTACTCGCCGGCGACATTTTTGGAATCGAACAAAATGGATTACGCTATCCTGCAAAACCAGATGCAGTACATGGTGTGGCGCGAGCAGCAACTAAAAGCCTACGAGTGGGACCCGTCATCGTACAATGTCATCGGTACCTTTGCCTACATCCTGAACGAACATTATGCGCCGCTTGCCAAACGGCTAACCAGTTTTTATGAAAAGATGTCGGCTATACCGGCATTTTATAAAGAGGCTGAAAAACAGATAAAAAACCCGGTTACAGAGCTTACAGAACTGGCCATTGACCAGCACATGGGTGGTGTGGGCGTATTTGAAACCGACTTTGCCGATTCGCTTAAGAAAACAAATATCCCCGATGCGACCAAAAAGCTGATGCTCGACCGCGCAAAACTGTCTGCCGACGCCATCAAAGGTTTTGCCGACTTTCTGAAAAACCTGAAAAACGACAAACCCCGCAGCTTCAGGCTGGGTAAGGACCTGTACGAGGACAAATTTAAATACGAGATACAATCGTCAAAAACGGCGCAGCAGATTTACAATGCGGCGGTAGATCGTAAAAAAGCCGTGCACCATGAAATGGCGAAGATAAGCGTCAAACTTTGGCCAAAATATTTCGGTAACGCGCCAATGCCTGCCGATACGCTGGAGCTGATAGGCAAAATGATAGATACCCTGTCTTCAAAACACGTACAGCCCGGCGAGTTCCAAAGTGCCATTGAAAAGGAGCTGCCAAAACTTACCCAGTTTGTCACATCGAAGGACCTGCTTACGCTCGACCCAACCAAGCCGCTGCTGGTGCGTAAAGAACCGGGCTATATGGCCGGGGTAGCCGGTGCCTCTATGAGTTCGCCCGGTCCGTACGATGCGGGGCAAAACTCGTACTTTAACGTGGGCAGCCTTTCGGGATGGTCGCCCGACCGCGCTGAGAGCTATTTGCGGGAATACAATGACTACATTTTACAGATACTCTGTATCCACGAGGCGATACCGGGGCACTACGTGCAATTGGTTTATGCCAATAAAACCCCCAGCATGATAAAATCCATCTTTGGCAACGGCGCCATGGTTGAAGGCTGGGCCGTATACAGCGAACAAATGATGCTCGACGCCGGTTTTGGCGATAACTCGCCCGAAATGTGGCTGATGTGGTACAAATGGAACCTGAGGTCGGTATGTAACACGATATTGGACTATAGCGTGCATTGTCTTAACCTGTCCAGGCAACAAGCCATTACGATGTTAACCCGCGAGGCCTTTCAGCAGCAAGCCGAGGCTGACAACAAATGGAAGCGCGTGAGTGTGACCAGTGTACAACTGGATAGCTATTATACCGGCTACAAGGAGATAATGGACCTGCGCGACGATTATAAAAGCAAAATGGGTGACAAGTATAACCTGAAGGAATTTAACGAGCGGTTTTTGAGTTTCGGCAACGCACCTGTAAAACTGATAAAAGAGGCTATGCTGGCCAAGGAGGCCCCCGCCCAGCATTAA
- a CDS encoding bacteriocin-like protein, which yields MQKFQKLSRAEMKNVLGGQPGGPGGCTLNKSCTAVFFDGHNTVTGPGKCDVSCNCIPDSGGGSNYGFCTNTDL from the coding sequence ATGCAAAAGTTTCAAAAACTCAGCCGGGCTGAGATGAAAAATGTATTAGGTGGGCAACCTGGCGGACCCGGTGGCTGCACATTAAACAAAAGTTGCACGGCTGTTTTCTTCGACGGACACAATACTGTAACTGGACCTGGTAAATGCGACGTTTCTTGTAATTGTATTCCTGATAGTGGAGGGGGCTCCAACTACGGTTTTTGCACTAATACAGATTTATAA
- a CDS encoding carboxypeptidase-like regulatory domain-containing protein, which produces MKKITCLLLFLSTAPLIYSQETVFLNRIANVVNYQRTSDSLFLTRATTTLSRQPAQEKVYLHLDKPNYSFGDTIWYKAYTVIGQKHQLSALSGVLYVELISPKDTLVTRQALPLASGVSWSEIPLDHTLKQGTYRLRAYTRWMRNKPEYIDEQKIRIGGIAPQTTNKATTEPLDIRFFPEGGELVNGVRSRVAVKCTGMNGLGEDIKGTIQDNTGNIVADFTTQHLGMGTFALIPEAGKTYKAIITLPGESKYTTDLPKAKTEGYTLTINNNEPDSIYLKISTNEETLNKQKGQSFYIIAQSNGKVYYTTEGKLESLSYIAQIPKSKFPEGITQFTLFSQSGEPIAERIAFINNKADELKVGISPIQTPGQKTTLNITATDQNNKGKQGTFSVSVISESKVQPDENDESSIINNLLLTSELKGYIEQPNYYFTNISEQTNTALDNLMLTQGYRRYEWKQILDTTTNNTAIKYPPERSQEISGILTTPGGKPVPNGKITLAAVKEKIFRDTTADEEGHFTFNNLYISDTTTLVLRARKANKGSNVLIKAIPPDYPKIEPTTNTGNIPNTDTLKAQQQYKQYQQDQKIDLSGYGRGLKTVNIVGLKKAKKPDMRFSANLHGGGNADQVIMYTDLGPCVSIGDCLGGKIRGVTIYRSSSVDGTIVALNNGRSPMSIILDGQVLPPSYLSQINTDEVYSIEVLRSGFATNIYGRSISGGGALVITTKRGTEWATDLYNIPPAGVVTLKYKGFHKTKAFYQPKYAPKADSPGSARSTIYWNPNMLTDKDGKASLDYFTPDVKGTYRVVIEGIDDDGNLARQVYRYEIK; this is translated from the coding sequence ATGAAAAAAATCACGTGCCTTTTATTATTTCTAAGTACTGCACCACTAATTTATAGTCAGGAAACTGTTTTTTTAAATAGAATTGCCAATGTTGTAAATTACCAGCGGACTTCAGACAGCCTCTTCCTTACCCGAGCGACAACAACCCTCTCGCGCCAACCCGCACAGGAAAAAGTCTATTTACATTTAGACAAACCCAACTACAGCTTCGGCGACACGATCTGGTACAAAGCCTACACGGTCATCGGTCAAAAGCACCAGCTATCGGCGCTAAGCGGGGTGCTGTATGTCGAACTGATCAGCCCTAAAGACACGCTGGTAACACGCCAGGCCCTGCCGCTGGCATCAGGCGTCAGCTGGAGCGAGATCCCGCTGGACCATACGCTGAAACAAGGCACGTACCGCCTGCGCGCCTATACCCGCTGGATGCGGAACAAACCGGAATATATTGATGAACAAAAGATAAGGATAGGCGGCATCGCCCCGCAAACAACTAACAAAGCAACAACAGAACCGCTTGATATCCGGTTCTTCCCCGAAGGCGGCGAACTGGTGAACGGCGTACGGTCAAGAGTAGCCGTCAAATGCACCGGAATGAACGGGCTGGGCGAAGACATCAAAGGAACCATACAGGACAATACCGGCAACATAGTAGCCGATTTTACCACCCAACACCTGGGTATGGGCACCTTTGCCTTAATACCCGAAGCAGGAAAAACCTATAAAGCCATCATCACCCTGCCCGGCGAAAGCAAATACACCACCGATCTGCCCAAAGCCAAAACAGAAGGCTACACCTTAACAATTAACAATAACGAACCCGACAGCATCTACCTCAAAATAAGCACCAACGAGGAAACGCTGAACAAACAAAAGGGCCAGAGCTTTTACATCATCGCCCAAAGCAATGGCAAAGTATACTATACCACTGAAGGCAAACTGGAAAGCCTAAGCTATATCGCCCAGATACCAAAAAGTAAATTCCCCGAAGGCATTACCCAGTTCACCCTGTTCAGCCAAAGCGGCGAACCCATAGCCGAACGGATCGCCTTTATTAATAACAAAGCCGATGAGCTTAAAGTCGGCATAAGCCCGATCCAAACCCCCGGTCAAAAGACCACGCTAAACATCACGGCAACCGATCAGAACAACAAAGGCAAACAAGGCACTTTTTCGGTATCGGTGATCAGCGAAAGCAAGGTACAGCCCGATGAGAACGACGAAAGCAGCATCATCAACAACCTGCTGCTTACCTCGGAACTAAAAGGCTATATCGAACAGCCCAACTATTATTTTACCAATATAAGCGAACAAACCAATACAGCTTTGGATAACCTGATGCTTACGCAGGGCTACCGCAGGTATGAATGGAAACAAATACTGGACACCACGACTAACAATACAGCAATAAAATATCCCCCCGAACGCAGCCAGGAGATCAGCGGCATCCTGACCACCCCCGGCGGCAAACCGGTACCCAATGGCAAAATAACACTGGCAGCCGTCAAGGAAAAAATATTCAGGGACACCACGGCGGATGAAGAAGGACACTTCACTTTCAATAACCTGTACATCAGCGATACCACCACGCTGGTACTAAGGGCACGAAAGGCCAACAAGGGCAGCAATGTGCTGATCAAAGCCATCCCCCCGGACTACCCGAAGATAGAACCCACCACCAACACAGGCAATATACCCAATACCGACACCCTAAAAGCGCAGCAGCAATACAAACAATACCAGCAGGATCAAAAGATTGATCTTTCGGGATACGGCAGGGGACTAAAGACGGTCAACATCGTGGGCCTGAAGAAAGCAAAGAAACCTGACATGAGGTTTTCTGCCAACTTGCACGGCGGGGGTAACGCGGACCAGGTGATCATGTATACTGATTTGGGTCCATGTGTGAGCATTGGTGATTGCCTGGGCGGTAAAATCAGAGGGGTAACTATTTACCGTAGCTCGTCAGTCGATGGCACTATAGTCGCTTTAAACAACGGACGCAGTCCGATGTCAATAATTTTAGATGGCCAAGTGTTGCCGCCTTCATATCTGAGTCAAATAAATACAGACGAGGTTTATAGTATTGAAGTACTTCGTAGTGGTTTTGCGACCAATATTTATGGGAGAAGTATTTCGGGTGGCGGAGCATTGGTAATCACCACTAAAAGAGGTACTGAATGGGCCACCGACCTCTATAATATTCCACCGGCGGGTGTAGTCACCCTTAAGTACAAAGGGTTCCACAAAACCAAAGCTTTTTATCAGCCTAAATACGCACCAAAAGCCGATAGCCCTGGGAGTGCCCGCAGCACCATATACTGGAACCCCAATATGCTGACAGATAAAGACGGCAAAGCATCGCTGGATTATTTTACGCCGGATGTAAAAGGAACTTACCGGGTAGTTATAGAAGGTATTGATGACGACGGTAATTTGGCAAGGCAGGTGTACCGGTATGAAATTAAATAG
- a CDS encoding DinB family protein — protein sequence MDQHKILTDELVKLLNGGSAHAGFDDAIKGLPKEARGIKPDKLPYSIWQLVEHIRIAQWDMLEFSKSEKHESPAWPGEYWVKETAPADESAWERSIKQIGDDRDEFIKLLKQGDIYKAIPHGDGQSILREALQIADHNAYHVAEIIVIRRLLGAWNS from the coding sequence ATGGATCAGCACAAAATATTGACAGATGAATTGGTAAAGCTGCTGAACGGCGGCAGCGCCCATGCAGGTTTTGACGATGCAATTAAGGGGTTGCCAAAGGAGGCGAGAGGTATTAAGCCGGATAAATTGCCGTATAGCATCTGGCAACTGGTGGAGCATATACGTATTGCACAATGGGATATGCTCGAATTCAGCAAAAGCGAAAAACATGAGTCGCCGGCCTGGCCCGGTGAGTACTGGGTTAAAGAGACCGCCCCGGCCGATGAATCGGCATGGGAAAGATCGATCAAACAGATAGGTGATGACCGCGACGAGTTTATCAAACTTTTAAAGCAAGGTGATATTTACAAAGCTATCCCTCATGGCGACGGCCAAAGTATTTTGCGCGAGGCTTTGCAAATAGCCGACCACAATGCCTACCACGTAGCCGAGATCATCGTCATCCGCAGGTTGCTCGGGGCCTGGAATTCTTAA
- a CDS encoding serine aminopeptidase domain-containing protein, which yields MKKTILLLFAAISFKVSAQTEPANYAAAVNKFKLFYNNNQPDSIYKMFGPQMIAALTLDNFKATTVQLRNQLGNLNQTDFTSFTPPVGLYKATFQNAALALRISLNDKDQIIGLLLKPLDTPAPAETAKTGSAESAPKQPSMDPSLAESPIALKTLSATIHGTLTMPKNASGKIPVVLIIAGSGPTDRNGNSEKLGLETNAYKDIAEGLGKNGIASVRYDKRMIGESQTSNKESDLRFDDYVDDAVGLVQMLSNDERFSKVIILGHSEGSLVGMLATRDQPVKGYISVAGAGQRADKIITEQLKSQPKFIQDGFKTLTDSMKKGKTIDNIDPGLYFIARPSIQKYLVSWFRYDPFYVIKSVKVPTLILQGTTDLQVAVTDAERLKKGKSDATLIIIPGMNHVLKEAPADKDQNLATYKNPDLPLKAELIPDIVKFINGIN from the coding sequence ATGAAAAAAACTATTCTTCTATTGTTCGCAGCCATTTCTTTCAAAGTTTCGGCACAAACGGAGCCGGCCAATTATGCCGCGGCGGTAAATAAGTTCAAGCTTTTTTATAATAACAATCAGCCCGACAGTATTTATAAAATGTTTGGCCCGCAGATGATCGCTGCGCTTACGCTGGATAATTTCAAAGCTACTACTGTTCAATTACGAAACCAGCTTGGCAACCTTAATCAAACTGATTTCACCAGTTTTACACCGCCAGTGGGCCTGTATAAAGCTACGTTTCAAAATGCAGCGCTGGCTTTGCGGATATCGTTAAATGACAAAGACCAGATCATCGGATTGCTGTTGAAGCCACTTGATACGCCGGCGCCGGCAGAAACAGCAAAAACCGGGTCAGCCGAAAGCGCGCCAAAGCAACCAAGCATGGACCCTTCGCTGGCCGAGTCTCCGATAGCATTAAAAACATTATCAGCTACCATACATGGCACTTTGACCATGCCTAAAAATGCATCGGGTAAAATACCGGTAGTGCTAATTATTGCAGGCTCGGGCCCGACTGACCGTAACGGCAATAGCGAAAAACTTGGGCTTGAAACCAATGCCTATAAAGATATTGCCGAAGGTTTGGGCAAAAACGGTATAGCTTCCGTCAGGTATGATAAACGGATGATAGGCGAGAGCCAGACCAGTAATAAAGAATCTGACCTGCGTTTTGATGATTACGTTGATGACGCTGTTGGACTGGTGCAAATGCTGAGCAACGACGAACGATTTTCGAAAGTGATCATATTAGGGCACAGCGAAGGTTCGCTGGTTGGCATGCTTGCCACGCGCGACCAGCCGGTTAAGGGCTATATCTCTGTAGCAGGAGCCGGGCAACGAGCCGATAAGATCATAACTGAGCAACTTAAAAGCCAGCCCAAATTTATACAGGATGGTTTTAAAACCCTTACCGACAGCATGAAAAAAGGCAAGACCATTGATAATATCGACCCGGGGCTTTATTTCATAGCAAGGCCGAGCATTCAAAAATACCTGGTATCGTGGTTCAGGTACGATCCTTTTTATGTTATTAAATCAGTAAAAGTACCAACACTCATCCTCCAGGGTACAACCGACCTGCAGGTTGCTGTAACTGATGCGGAAAGATTGAAAAAGGGCAAGTCGGACGCGACACTGATCATCATACCGGGCATGAACCATGTTTTAAAGGAGGCACCGGCTGACAAGGATCAAAACCTGGCAACCTACAAAAATCCGGACCTGCCTTTAAAAGCAGAGCTGATACCGGATATCGTTAAATTTATTAATGGGATCAATTAA
- a CDS encoding outer membrane beta-barrel family protein, whose translation MKLIAGYLIAVLLTVAYNSSLAQSVLSAVHGNIRTEDSTPADGATVVLLKARDSSIVKSAISNNEGNFAFAELQPGAYLLFITKLNYAKLYSGPYQLAQGKDLDAGVVTLTMNSKELNQVNIIGKKDFVEIKPDRTVLNVDRNIVASGSTVYDLLRTAPGVKIVNDEVLKGGQKALITINGKPVSLSGEELINTLRNYQSSAVSQIELIDNSSAKYDAAGGGGMINIILKKNKNIGSNVGLTASGALGDKYRSNAGINWDLKTNKLNLFASYNFTDNKTVHNFTNERVIDVNNIVNNFDVDYTAATLSKNHSFNLGTDYSLAPKHTIGVLFYGTDNFIDIDKRNNTVIKTGGQTDSGIFTRSNISRHITNLNYNANYRGAFGNESKSVLSADFNYSTYNRHSIEMLQNDFLDAQGQPDGTPLFYTDNSPSQIHVRSENIDFSQALSKNSSLDFGIKNSQVKSDNTIDFEQQINNTNTPVADLTDHFIYNERINAAYIRYGLKFTNGSLSLGLRAEQTNSTSLSVSPNRLVDSSYFNLFPNVQFTFEPDKDNQLTAFYSRNINRPNYQDLNPFVGYVDQFFYSTGNPFLKPFYINTIQVSDLYLHKYKITLNASVTNNYFSTIFSQDDVTKVYTTVKENIATRYRYSIQLGIPFEFTRWWNLNLDLTGLHDQYDYFAADQPNRGSFALETTLSQDFTITKKLSAQLEAIYQSPTYFVINDYREDYFVNAGLRYAIAKNASLSLTASDIFNTDVDKIHSDYRNLDITQRDKRPTRFIGFTFSYHFGTSSLKNRNNTTDEQKRLSGSSNEN comes from the coding sequence ATGAAGCTGATTGCCGGATACTTAATTGCCGTTTTACTTACAGTTGCCTATAATTCTTCATTGGCCCAGTCAGTACTTTCGGCGGTACACGGTAATATCCGCACAGAGGATTCAACTCCTGCCGACGGCGCCACGGTGGTACTTCTGAAAGCACGCGATTCATCCATTGTAAAGTCGGCAATAAGCAACAATGAGGGTAATTTTGCCTTCGCCGAATTGCAGCCCGGCGCCTATCTTTTATTCATCACCAAATTAAATTACGCCAAATTATACTCAGGGCCCTACCAGTTGGCACAGGGCAAGGACCTTGATGCAGGAGTAGTTACGCTGACAATGAATTCAAAGGAACTTAACCAGGTGAACATAATCGGAAAAAAGGACTTTGTTGAAATTAAGCCAGATAGGACCGTTCTAAACGTCGACCGGAACATTGTAGCTTCGGGCTCGACAGTATATGACCTGCTTAGAACAGCCCCCGGTGTGAAGATTGTTAACGACGAGGTGCTGAAAGGCGGGCAAAAGGCGCTTATCACTATAAATGGCAAGCCGGTGTCTTTGTCGGGGGAGGAATTGATCAATACGTTGCGGAATTATCAGAGCAGCGCCGTTAGCCAGATTGAACTGATCGATAATTCTTCGGCCAAATACGATGCTGCTGGTGGTGGTGGGATGATCAACATCATCCTTAAAAAGAATAAAAATATTGGTTCGAATGTGGGTTTGACCGCTTCGGGAGCGCTTGGCGATAAATACAGATCGAACGCCGGCATCAACTGGGACCTCAAAACCAATAAACTTAACCTGTTTGCCAGTTACAATTTTACCGATAACAAAACAGTACACAACTTTACGAATGAAAGAGTGATCGATGTTAACAACATCGTCAATAATTTCGATGTGGATTACACGGCAGCAACCCTATCAAAAAATCATAGTTTTAATTTGGGCACAGACTATTCATTAGCACCAAAACATACCATAGGTGTGCTTTTTTACGGCACGGATAATTTTATCGATATTGATAAACGGAATAACACCGTCATCAAAACCGGCGGGCAAACAGATTCGGGTATATTCACCCGATCAAACATCAGCAGGCACATTACCAACCTCAATTATAACGCCAATTACAGGGGGGCCTTTGGCAATGAGAGCAAAAGCGTTTTATCTGCGGATTTTAATTATTCTACCTATAACAGGCATTCGATAGAAATGCTGCAAAATGATTTTCTGGATGCACAGGGCCAACCCGACGGCACGCCGTTGTTTTATACAGACAATTCTCCTTCGCAAATACATGTCCGGTCCGAAAATATTGATTTTAGCCAGGCATTGTCAAAAAACAGTAGCCTCGACTTCGGGATAAAAAACAGCCAGGTAAAAAGCGATAATACGATTGATTTTGAACAACAGATCAACAATACCAATACGCCGGTTGCAGACTTGACCGATCATTTCATATATAACGAACGGATCAACGCGGCGTATATCAGGTACGGACTTAAATTTACAAACGGTAGCTTGTCGCTTGGCCTGCGTGCCGAACAAACAAATTCAACCTCGCTGTCTGTAAGCCCTAACAGGCTGGTGGATAGCAGCTATTTTAACCTGTTCCCCAACGTACAGTTTACTTTTGAGCCCGATAAAGATAACCAGCTTACCGCGTTCTACTCCCGCAACATCAACAGGCCCAACTACCAGGACCTGAACCCTTTCGTGGGCTACGTGGATCAGTTTTTTTATAGTACCGGCAATCCTTTTTTAAAGCCATTTTATATAAACACCATCCAGGTGTCAGATCTCTATCTTCATAAATATAAGATCACGTTGAATGCGTCGGTGACAAATAACTATTTCAGCACCATCTTCTCGCAGGACGACGTGACAAAAGTGTACACTACAGTAAAAGAGAACATTGCTACACGTTACCGGTATTCTATTCAATTGGGTATACCGTTTGAATTTACCCGCTGGTGGAATTTAAACCTTGACCTTACGGGGCTGCACGATCAGTACGATTATTTCGCAGCGGATCAGCCAAACAGGGGAAGCTTTGCCCTTGAAACCACACTTAGCCAGGATTTTACGATCACCAAAAAACTCAGTGCCCAGCTCGAGGCCATCTATCAATCACCGACATATTTTGTAATTAACGATTACAGGGAAGACTATTTCGTGAATGCGGGCCTGCGTTATGCCATTGCAAAGAACGCCAGCTTAAGTTTAACCGCGTCGGATATTTTCAATACCGATGTTGACAAGATCCATTCTGATTACCGCAACCTGGATATTACACAGCGCGACAAAAGACCGACCCGCTTTATTGGCTTTACCTTCTCGTACCATTTCGGGACATCGTCGTTAAAAAACCGGAATAATACAACCGATGAGCAAAAAAGGCTCAGCGGAAGCAGCAATGAGAATTGA
- a CDS encoding DUF1634 domain-containing protein: MASREKSKKHIPRDTDAGTKTPGSFKDKDMQAVIGWILRIGVFVSTAFVITGGIIFLFNHGHSQIDFVSFNKVPDFIGHISGVMDGVIHLKGQAIIQFGIVLLIATPVLRVVFAGIGFLIEKDYLYTFISILVLLIILTSMISGHAG; encoded by the coding sequence ATGGCATCGCGGGAAAAATCTAAAAAACATATACCCCGGGATACGGATGCAGGAACAAAGACGCCCGGCAGTTTTAAAGATAAGGACATGCAGGCTGTTATCGGCTGGATATTGCGTATCGGCGTTTTTGTGTCGACAGCCTTTGTTATTACCGGCGGCATCATTTTCTTATTCAATCATGGTCACAGCCAGATCGATTTTGTAAGTTTCAACAAAGTGCCCGATTTCATAGGTCATATCAGCGGTGTTATGGATGGCGTTATCCATTTGAAGGGACAGGCGATCATCCAGTTTGGTATTGTTTTGCTGATAGCTACACCTGTATTACGCGTAGTATTTGCCGGTATCGGGTTCCTTATAGAGAAGGATTACCTGTACACCTTTATCTCCATACTGGTGCTCCTTATTATTTTAACCAGCATGATAAGCGGCCATGCCGGATAA